The following is a genomic window from Microbulbifer sp. MKSA007.
CCATTCAGATACATATAGAGTGTCGTTGTCGTGATCCCGAGGCGGCGAGCCAGATCTGCTGGTTTTGTGTCCCGATTGGCCATGGCTCTCATCGCCATCCGAAGCATTTGCACGTCCATTTTCCTGGGGCGTCCTCCACGTCGCCCGCGCGCTCTTGCAGCAGCCAGTCCCGCTTTGGTTCGTTCTGCAATCAGCTCGCGCTCGAACTCAGCCAGCGAAGCAAATATGCCAAAGATCAAGCGCCCGTTTGCGGTGGTGGTATCAATCTCTGCGCCAGCTCCACCAAGAACCTTAAACCCAACACCACGTTCTCTGAGCTCATCTACCGTAGAAACGAGGTGCTTTAAGTCGCGCCCAAGACGATCCAGCTTCCAGACGACAAGGGTATTACCGGGCTGCAGTGCCTTCAGGCAAGAGGTCAATCCGGGGCGATCATCGCGCCTTCCGGAGGCCTTGTCCTCATAGATCCGCTCGACCTCAACGCCAGCACCAACCAGCGCGTCACGCTGTAGATCCAGCAGTTGACTTCCATCCGATTTAGACACTCGTGCATACCCGATGAGCATGAGCCCGCCCTATCTGTCAGAAAAGACCTTGAACAGGATGCAAT
Proteins encoded in this region:
- a CDS encoding recombinase family protein, producing MLIGYARVSKSDGSQLLDLQRDALVGAGVEVERIYEDKASGRRDDRPGLTSCLKALQPGNTLVVWKLDRLGRDLKHLVSTVDELRERGVGFKVLGGAGAEIDTTTANGRLIFGIFASLAEFERELIAERTKAGLAAARARGRRGGRPRKMDVQMLRMAMRAMANRDTKPADLARRLGITTTTLYMYLNGDGSVKAPGQAL